AGCCACTCAATAGAAGTGTTGCCATTATTGGTGCGCTTCCGTTTTTGGTTATTTTTATTTTACAGCTGGTGGGTTTTATTAAAGAGTTTATAAGTGAATTTAAGCACTAGCGCTTACATATTTTTACAATACTATTTATAAGGTTGTATATAATTTAGGTAATATTTTGATCAGGATACATCATGAGAACGTTAACTGTATTTTTATGTGTTATTTACCTAAGTGGCTGCACAGTCGCCGGTGCCATAATTGATGGCCAGGCACAGTCAAATGCACGTGATAATAAACATAGTAATAGTCCTGCTCGTTCAGAGCCTTATAAAAATCCACTCGAACCAGTACCTAAAGACAAAAACGGGTTTAGCTTTACCGATATAGGATTGAAAATAGATTCATTGCTGATCAATTTAGTCAAAGGTGAGGGCAATACGGTACAAGTTTGCAGGGAAGTGAATAAAGTATTGAAAGAGTGTGTAGAAGTAGATAGATCCGAACTACACACTAATGAAACTACGCAGATAAAAACTGACTATGAAATGATAAGTGTTGGTCAATAAAACTGCTTATAAAAAAGTAGCTATGATCGTAGCCTGGTTGCATTTCAATACTAAGCGGATAGCCTTTATTTTTAGCAACAGCCGCTAAGTTTTGTGGCTTAAGTTGCTCCTCTAAAAACCCATCGGCATCACCCTGTGTAACAAGCATAGGGAGAAAATCAGCCTGTTGGGCTTTTTTCATCAACTCGCACGAATCGTATTGAGCCCAAAGCTCTTTATCAGTGCCTAAATAACCCGTAAACGCTTTCACGCCCCATGGGCAATCAATTGGATTTACGATAGGACTAAAGGCCGATGCGCTAACAAACGCTTTAGGGTTTTTAAGTGCCACCATTAAAGCGCCGTGCCCGCCCATAGAGTGACCGCTAATTGCTTTAGTACTGGTCACTGGAAAGTGTTGTTCAATAAGTGTTGGAAGCTCATCCACCACATAGTCATACATATTAAAATGTGTATTGAACGGTGCTTGTGTCGCATTTACGTAAAAGCCAGCGCCTTGGCCAAAGTCGTAATTATCGTCATCCGGGACATTATCACCACGTGGGCTTGTATCAGGCGCTACAATAGCAATGCCCAGCTCAGCCGCTTTTCTAAATGCGCCGGCTTTTTGCATAAAGTTTTCATCGGTACAAGTTAAGCCCGACAACCAATAAAGCACCGGCACTTTATTTTTTTCGCTTGCGCCAGGGGGTAAAAATACCGCAAAACGCATTGTGCAATGGGTACTTGTTGCTGCGTGGGTATATTGTTTGTGCCAACCACCAGCTACTTTTGTACTTGAGATATTTTCTAACATAAAAATCCTTAAAAGCCGCAAACCTTTAGGTTTTACGGCTTTTTAAATTGCTTACTAGTTGCGTATTAGTAGTGAATTACTGTACGAATACTTTTACCTTCGTGCATTAAATCAAACGAATCGTTAATTTCTTCAAGGCTCATTGTATGAGTAATAAAGTCGTTTAACGCAAATTCACCAGCCATGTAGCGCTCAACTATTTCAGGAAGTTGCGAGCGACCTTTAACGCCACCAAATGCGCTACCACGCCATACACGACCAGTAACCAGTTGGAAAGGGCGTGTAGAAATTTCTTGGCCAGCACCGGCTACACCAATGATTACCGACTCCCCCCAACCTTTATGACAACACTCAAGGGCAGAGCGCATTACATCAACGTTACCAATACATTCAAATGAGTAGTCAACACCGCCATCGGTCATCTCAACAATCACTTCTTGAACTGGCTTATCGAAATCTTTAGGGTTTATTAAATCTGTTGCGCCAAGTTTTGTCGCAAGGTCAAATTTACTGGTGTTAATATCAACACCAATAATACGACCTGCACCTGCCATTTTTGCACCAATAATTGCTGATAAACCAATACCACCCAGGCCAAAAATAGCCACAGTATCGCCTGGTTTTACGTTTGCAGTATTTGTTACAGCACCCATACCTGTAGTTACACCACAGCCTAATAAACAAATTTCTTCAAGCGATGCTTCTTTGTTTACTTTAGCTAATGAAATTTCTGGAAGTACTGTGTACTCAGAAAACGTTGAACAACCCATATAGTGGTAAATTGGCTGGCCGTCTTTAAAAAAGCGTGTTGTGCCGTCTGGCATAAGGCCTTTACCTTGTGTTTCGCGCACTGCTGAACACAGGTTAGTTTTGCCTGATGTACACATTTTACATACACCACATTCAGCTGTGTATAAAGGAATTACGTGATCGCCCACTTCAACACTGGTTACGCCTTCGCCCACTGCATACACAACGCCTGCGCCTTCGTGACCTAAAATTGCTGGGAAAATACCTTCTGGATCTTCACCCGACAAAGTAAATGCATCAGTATGACAAACACCAGTAGCGGTAATTTTTACCATTACTTCGCCTTTTTTAGGCATCATCACATCAACTTCTTCAACGCTTAGTGGTTGGTTAGGTCCCCACGCAATAGCTGCTTTTGATTTTATAAATTCAGACATGTGTTTATCCTTTGTAGTGGTTTTAAATAACAATTGTAGACCCAATTTGTTTGGGTAATGCAGCTATTGTATTTGTTTCTCAGATAATGATAATCTCTGATTTATTAAAACACTTTTACAGTATGGCAATAATGGCGCGTTGGGATGGCATAGACGAATTTATAGCGGTAGGCGAAGAGGGCAGTTTTACCGCCGCTGCTAACTTATTGGGTTTATCGGTTGCACATATAAGTCGCCATGTAACGGCGCTTGAGCAGCGATTAAACACCCAGTTACTCACCCGTACCACCCGCAAAGTGGTATTAACCAAAGAAGGTGAAGCCTTTTTACATCAAACTAAGCAATTACAACTTGCTATGGACGATGCCACGCAAAGCTTAGCTACGCAGCAAACAACGCCTAAAGGTAAAATTAAATTAACAGCCCCGGTTATGTATGGTGAAACTTTTATTATGCCCATTGTGCACAATTTTATGCACGCTCACCCTGAGGTCGAAGTTATTGCTACACTTTCGAACGAGCAAGAAAATTTGCTCGAAGGCGGGTTTGATTTAGCTATACGGTTAGGCCATTTAAAAGATTCAAGCCACAGAGCCCGGCGTTTAAGTGCTCGGCGCTTTATAATGTGTGCCTCCCCAGATTATTTATCCCGTGTAGGTGAGCCTCATACGTTAGGCGAGCTAACTCAACATCAATGTTTAATTGGTAACAGCAGTTATTGGCGAGTAAAAGAAAATGACCGCGATAAACATATTAAAATTGCAGGGCGCTTGCGCTGTAATAGTGGCTGGGCGTTAGTTGATGGAGCTAAAAAAGGCTTAGGAATAGTGCAGCTGCCCAATTATTACATTGAAAATGAGCTACGAACGGGCGAGCTTGTGCCAGTATTAACTTCTTATCAGCCGGATCAAGAGGGCGTGTGGGGAATTTACCCGCCGCGTCAGTTTGTTGCCACTAACGTAAGAGTATTACTCGATTATTTAGTAGCGGGGCTTGAATAAAGCGCGCCTAAAATATAGCCAAGTATAAGATTTATAAATTATTTCTTACATTTATGGTCATATTCAATTCATCGTAGTTCGTGCTACTATAGCTGCACACTTTTAGCATAAATGTTTTAAATAATATGTTTCAACCGGTTAGCTTATTTATAGGGCTCAGATATAGCCGCTCCTCCAAAGGAAATGCGTTTATATCGTTTATCTCGTTTTTTTCTATTGCCGGAATAGCCATAGGGCTAATGGCCTTATTCACTGTAAGTAGTGTAATGAATGGCTTTGAAAACAGTTTAAAAACAAATATGTTAGGGCTTATCCCCCATGTAGAAGTACAAGCCAATAAACACTCCAGCGCACAAATGACAGCGTTAAAAGCCGATTTAGAGCGCTCAGATTATGTAGATCACGTAAGCCTTTACCGCCACGGCGAAGCCATTTTACAAACCAATAAAGATTTACACGGCGTAT
The genomic region above belongs to Pseudoalteromonas sp. MM1 and contains:
- the fghA gene encoding S-formylglutathione hydrolase encodes the protein MLENISSTKVAGGWHKQYTHAATSTHCTMRFAVFLPPGASEKNKVPVLYWLSGLTCTDENFMQKAGAFRKAAELGIAIVAPDTSPRGDNVPDDDNYDFGQGAGFYVNATQAPFNTHFNMYDYVVDELPTLIEQHFPVTSTKAISGHSMGGHGALMVALKNPKAFVSASAFSPIVNPIDCPWGVKAFTGYLGTDKELWAQYDSCELMKKAQQADFLPMLVTQGDADGFLEEQLKPQNLAAVAKNKGYPLSIEMQPGYDHSYFFISSFIDQHLSFHSQFLSA
- a CDS encoding S-(hydroxymethyl)glutathione dehydrogenase/class III alcohol dehydrogenase, whose translation is MSEFIKSKAAIAWGPNQPLSVEEVDVMMPKKGEVMVKITATGVCHTDAFTLSGEDPEGIFPAILGHEGAGVVYAVGEGVTSVEVGDHVIPLYTAECGVCKMCTSGKTNLCSAVRETQGKGLMPDGTTRFFKDGQPIYHYMGCSTFSEYTVLPEISLAKVNKEASLEEICLLGCGVTTGMGAVTNTANVKPGDTVAIFGLGGIGLSAIIGAKMAGAGRIIGVDINTSKFDLATKLGATDLINPKDFDKPVQEVIVEMTDGGVDYSFECIGNVDVMRSALECCHKGWGESVIIGVAGAGQEISTRPFQLVTGRVWRGSAFGGVKGRSQLPEIVERYMAGEFALNDFITHTMSLEEINDSFDLMHEGKSIRTVIHY
- a CDS encoding LysR family transcriptional regulator; this translates as MARWDGIDEFIAVGEEGSFTAAANLLGLSVAHISRHVTALEQRLNTQLLTRTTRKVVLTKEGEAFLHQTKQLQLAMDDATQSLATQQTTPKGKIKLTAPVMYGETFIMPIVHNFMHAHPEVEVIATLSNEQENLLEGGFDLAIRLGHLKDSSHRARRLSARRFIMCASPDYLSRVGEPHTLGELTQHQCLIGNSSYWRVKENDRDKHIKIAGRLRCNSGWALVDGAKKGLGIVQLPNYYIENELRTGELVPVLTSYQPDQEGVWGIYPPRQFVATNVRVLLDYLVAGLE